Proteins encoded by one window of Luteimonas yindakuii:
- the nuoL gene encoding NADH-quinone oxidoreductase subunit L: protein MAISTTHLLIIVLAPLLGSIIAGLFGRQVGRAGAHSVTILGVATSCVLSCYVLWQLLQGAAPYNENIYTVFDVASYSAHVGFMIDRLTAMMMVVVTFVSLLVHIYTIGYMHEDPGYQRFFSYISLFTFSMLMLVMSNNFLQLFFGWEAVGLVSYLLIGFWFKKPSAVFANMKAFLVNRVGDFGFLLGIAGVLYWFGTLDYATVFANATDRVGGGQVVEVFAGYPWSVATLICICLFIGAMGKSAQVPLHVWLPDSMEGPTPISALIHAATMVTAGIFMVARMSPLFELSDTALAFILFIGATTAFFTGLIGIVQNDIKRVVAYSTLSQLGYMTVALGVSAYSAAVFHLMTHAFFKALLFLAAGSVIIGMHHEQDMRKMGGLRKYMPVTFWTSVIGTLALVGTPFLSGFYSKDTIIEAAGHAAERMGWVGTYGYWAVLLGAFVTSFYSFRLLYMTFFGEERFRHATPSHPVAAKDEHGQQTLHEPLHDDGHGHHDHHGPHEPHESPWVVTLPLVLLAIPSIAIGFFTVGPMLFGTDWSGHTEQLPFFLGAIDLAPARDTVLQLKDTLWHGPVAYAVHGFKVPTFWLMLAGFLLATLMYVWRTDLPARAARMFALPIRVLEKKYWADDLWIDGFAGGGLVLGQGSRKIDEKLIDGLFVNGAARVVDLVASVTRRLQSGYLYHYAFAMILGLIALLAVLIFHWR, encoded by the coding sequence ATGGCAATTTCGACAACCCACCTGCTGATCATCGTGCTCGCGCCGCTGCTCGGCTCGATCATCGCCGGCCTGTTCGGGCGGCAGGTCGGCCGTGCCGGCGCGCACAGCGTGACGATCCTCGGCGTCGCCACGAGCTGCGTGCTGTCGTGCTACGTGCTCTGGCAGCTCCTGCAGGGCGCCGCGCCGTACAACGAGAACATCTACACGGTGTTCGACGTGGCCAGCTATTCGGCGCACGTGGGCTTCATGATCGACCGCCTCACCGCGATGATGATGGTGGTGGTGACCTTCGTGTCGCTGCTGGTGCACATCTACACCATCGGCTACATGCACGAGGATCCGGGCTACCAGCGGTTCTTCAGCTACATCTCGCTGTTCACCTTCTCGATGCTCATGCTGGTGATGAGCAACAACTTCCTGCAGCTGTTCTTCGGCTGGGAAGCGGTGGGCCTGGTGTCGTACCTGCTGATCGGCTTCTGGTTCAAGAAACCGAGCGCGGTGTTCGCCAACATGAAGGCGTTCCTGGTCAACCGCGTCGGTGACTTCGGCTTCCTGCTCGGCATCGCCGGCGTGCTGTACTGGTTCGGCACGCTCGACTACGCCACCGTGTTCGCCAACGCCACCGATCGCGTCGGTGGCGGCCAGGTGGTGGAGGTCTTCGCGGGCTATCCATGGTCGGTGGCAACGTTGATCTGCATCTGCCTGTTCATCGGCGCGATGGGCAAGTCGGCGCAGGTGCCGCTGCATGTGTGGCTGCCGGACTCGATGGAAGGCCCGACCCCGATCTCCGCGCTGATCCACGCCGCGACGATGGTCACCGCGGGCATCTTCATGGTGGCGCGCATGTCGCCGCTGTTCGAACTCAGCGATACCGCGCTGGCCTTCATCCTCTTCATCGGTGCGACCACGGCCTTCTTCACCGGCCTGATCGGCATCGTGCAGAACGACATCAAGCGCGTCGTCGCCTATTCGACGCTGTCGCAGCTGGGCTACATGACGGTGGCGCTGGGCGTGTCGGCGTATTCCGCCGCGGTCTTCCACCTGATGACCCATGCGTTCTTCAAGGCGCTGCTGTTCCTCGCCGCGGGTTCGGTGATCATCGGCATGCACCACGAGCAGGACATGCGCAAGATGGGCGGCCTGCGCAAGTACATGCCGGTCACCTTCTGGACCAGCGTGATCGGCACGCTCGCGCTCGTCGGCACGCCGTTCCTGTCGGGCTTCTACTCGAAGGACACCATCATCGAGGCCGCCGGCCACGCCGCCGAGCGCATGGGCTGGGTCGGCACCTACGGCTACTGGGCGGTGCTGCTGGGCGCCTTCGTCACCAGCTTCTACAGCTTCCGCCTGCTGTACATGACCTTCTTCGGCGAGGAGCGCTTCCGCCACGCCACGCCGTCGCATCCGGTGGCCGCGAAGGACGAGCACGGCCAGCAGACCCTGCACGAGCCGCTGCACGATGACGGCCACGGCCATCACGATCACCATGGCCCGCATGAGCCGCACGAATCGCCGTGGGTGGTGACGCTGCCGCTGGTGCTGCTGGCGATCCCGTCGATCGCGATCGGTTTCTTCACCGTCGGCCCGATGCTGTTCGGGACCGACTGGAGTGGCCACACGGAGCAGCTGCCGTTCTTCCTCGGTGCGATCGACCTGGCGCCTGCGCGTGACACCGTGCTGCAGCTCAAGGACACCCTCTGGCACGGGCCGGTCGCCTACGCCGTGCATGGCTTCAAGGTCCCGACCTTCTGGCTGATGCTGGCGGGCTTCCTGCTCGCGACCCTGATGTACGTCTGGCGCACCGATCTCCCGGCTAGGGCCGCGCGGATGTTCGCGTTGCCGATCCGGGTGCTGGAGAAGAAGTACTGGGCCGACGACCTGTGGATCGACGGGTTCGCCGGCGGCGGTCTGGTGCTCGGCCAGGGTTCGCGCAAGATCGACGAGAAGCTGATCGACGGCCTGTTCGTCAATGGCGCCGCGCGCGTGGTCGACCTGGTCGCCAGCGTGACCCGTCGCCTGCAGTCCGGCTATCTCTACCACTACGCCTTCGCGATGATTCTCGGCCTGATTGCTCTGCTGGCCGTGCTGATCTTCCACTGGCGCTGA
- the nuoH gene encoding NADH-quinone oxidoreductase subunit NuoH produces the protein MTTAELLQQVFGPLREALFSLGAIGTVLWIVLKVLAIAMPVIIAVAFYVVWERKLIGWMHVRHGPMYVGMGVFQAFADVFKLLFKEVIQPTNAHRALYVLAPLITLAPAFAAWAVVPFDYQLVLSNANAGLLYLLAMTSLGVYGIILAGWATNSKYAFLGAMRAAAQMVSYEIAMGFALVGVLIAAGSLNLTDIVMAQSTGNGLFGWFWLPLLPLFVIYFVSGVAETNRSPFDVVEGESEIVAGHMVEYSGSAFALFFLAEYANMILVSILTTLFFLGGWLSPIPAAWIPDVPVLSTILGDGWWWLFAKMFFFASCFIWFRASFPRYRYDQIMRLGWKVFIPVSIAWIVVTALMAYFGVLEGVQR, from the coding sequence ATGACGACGGCAGAGTTGCTCCAGCAGGTGTTCGGTCCGCTGCGCGAGGCGCTGTTCTCGCTGGGCGCGATCGGCACGGTGCTGTGGATCGTGCTGAAGGTCCTCGCGATCGCCATGCCGGTGATCATCGCGGTGGCCTTCTACGTGGTGTGGGAGCGCAAGCTGATCGGCTGGATGCACGTGCGCCACGGGCCGATGTATGTCGGCATGGGCGTGTTCCAGGCGTTCGCCGACGTCTTCAAGCTGCTGTTCAAGGAAGTCATCCAGCCGACCAACGCACATCGCGCGTTGTACGTGCTGGCACCGCTGATCACCCTCGCGCCTGCGTTCGCGGCGTGGGCGGTGGTGCCGTTCGACTACCAGCTGGTGCTGTCCAACGCCAACGCGGGCCTGCTCTACCTGCTGGCGATGACCTCGCTGGGCGTGTACGGCATCATCCTCGCCGGCTGGGCCACCAACTCGAAGTACGCCTTCCTCGGCGCGATGCGCGCGGCCGCGCAGATGGTGAGCTACGAGATCGCGATGGGCTTCGCGCTGGTCGGCGTGCTGATCGCGGCCGGCAGCCTCAACCTCACCGATATCGTGATGGCGCAGTCCACCGGCAACGGCCTCTTCGGCTGGTTCTGGCTGCCGCTGCTGCCGCTGTTCGTGATCTATTTCGTGTCCGGCGTGGCCGAGACCAACCGTTCGCCGTTCGACGTGGTGGAAGGCGAGTCGGAGATCGTGGCCGGCCACATGGTGGAGTACTCGGGTTCGGCGTTCGCGCTGTTCTTCCTGGCCGAGTACGCGAACATGATCCTCGTCAGCATCCTGACGACGCTGTTCTTCCTGGGCGGCTGGCTGTCGCCGATCCCGGCGGCGTGGATCCCCGACGTGCCGGTGCTGTCGACGATCCTCGGCGATGGCTGGTGGTGGCTGTTCGCCAAGATGTTCTTCTTCGCCAGCTGCTTCATCTGGTTCCGCGCGTCGTTCCCGCGTTACCGCTACGACCAGATCATGCGTCTGGGCTGGAAGGTCTTCATCCCGGTCAGCATCGCCTGGATCGTGGTCACTGCGCTGATGGCGTATTTCGGGGTGCTGGAGGGCGTACAGCGATGA
- a CDS encoding NADH-quinone oxidoreductase subunit J has translation MDFILLAFLGFAAITVMSAVAVISVRNPVHAALFLVLTFFSAAGTWILAGAEFLGVALLVVYVGAVMVLFLFVVMMLDIDITTLRQGYVRYLPIGLVVAVVMLAEVLTLIGIGSRVTPFGVDPAEAAGLGNTAWVAHTLFRDYLLPFEIAALILTVAVVAAVMLTLRARVGVKRQNPAEQAAVRASDRVRIIKMDAVRPQAPAVTQGQDGEGQA, from the coding sequence ATGGATTTCATTCTTCTCGCGTTCCTGGGCTTTGCCGCGATCACCGTGATGTCGGCGGTGGCGGTGATCAGTGTCCGCAACCCGGTCCACGCCGCGCTGTTCCTGGTGTTGACCTTCTTCAGCGCGGCCGGTACCTGGATCCTCGCCGGCGCCGAGTTCCTTGGCGTGGCGCTGCTGGTGGTCTACGTCGGCGCGGTCATGGTGCTGTTCCTGTTCGTGGTGATGATGCTCGACATCGACATCACCACCCTGCGCCAGGGCTATGTGCGCTACCTGCCGATCGGGCTGGTGGTGGCGGTGGTCATGCTGGCCGAGGTGCTCACGCTGATCGGCATCGGCTCGCGGGTGACCCCGTTCGGCGTCGATCCAGCGGAAGCGGCGGGGCTGGGCAATACCGCCTGGGTCGCGCACACGCTGTTCCGTGACTACCTGCTGCCGTTCGAGATCGCGGCGCTGATCCTGACCGTTGCGGTGGTGGCCGCGGTGATGCTGACCCTGCGCGCACGCGTCGGCGTGAAGAGGCAGAACCCGGCCGAGCAGGCCGCGGTACGCGCCTCGGACCGCGTGCGGATCATCAAGATGGACGCGGTGCGTCCGCAGGCGCCTGCCGTGACCCAGGGTCAGGACGGGGAGGGCCAGGCATGA
- the nuoN gene encoding NADH-quinone oxidoreductase subunit NuoN: MTVATMTPPVRTFAEFAPLAPELVVVFGAFALLMLDLFLSDRQRIVTQSLGIATLLVAALTVALGIGGQGEVMEGVFIRDTVSDVLKFTILVVAALAASYSWSYMRERGLYRGEMMVLMLFATVGMMLLVSAGNLTMLYLGLELLALCSYALVVTDRDSPQASEAGMKYFVLGSLASGLLLYGLSLVYGATGTLALDGIREAAASVSGEDHTLLLTGMVFVVVGVAFKFGAAPFHMWLPDTYHGAPTPITIFIGSAPKLAAFGMAFRLFEGGLGPMQEYWQLLVGVLAAASLAVGNVVALAQTNLKRMLAYSTVSHVGFLFLGIAGGGTDGFAAAMFYTISYAIMSAAAFGAIVMLSRQGFEADRIDDFRGLNARSPWMAFLVLITMASLAGVPPFLGFWAKVAVLRAVVEADMLWLAIVAIVFAVIGAFYYLRVIKVMYFDEPVGEPASPRRGTALRVVFTVNALALLVLGLAWSPVMDWCQQAFATL; this comes from the coding sequence ATGACCGTCGCCACCATGACGCCTCCCGTCCGCACCTTCGCCGAGTTCGCGCCATTGGCTCCCGAGCTGGTGGTGGTGTTCGGCGCCTTCGCCCTGCTGATGCTCGACCTGTTCCTGTCGGACCGCCAGCGCATCGTCACCCAGTCCCTCGGCATCGCCACGCTGCTGGTCGCGGCCCTCACCGTCGCGCTCGGCATCGGCGGGCAGGGCGAAGTGATGGAAGGCGTCTTCATCCGTGACACGGTCTCGGACGTCCTCAAGTTCACCATCCTGGTGGTGGCCGCGCTGGCCGCGTCGTACAGCTGGTCGTATATGCGCGAGCGGGGGTTGTACCGCGGCGAGATGATGGTGCTGATGCTGTTCGCCACGGTCGGCATGATGCTGCTGGTCTCGGCCGGCAACCTGACCATGCTCTACCTCGGCCTCGAGCTGCTGGCGCTGTGCTCCTACGCGCTGGTGGTCACCGATCGTGACAGCCCGCAGGCCTCGGAAGCGGGCATGAAGTACTTCGTGCTGGGTTCGCTTGCGTCCGGACTGCTGCTGTACGGCCTGTCGCTGGTCTATGGCGCCACCGGCACGCTGGCGCTGGACGGAATCCGCGAGGCCGCGGCCAGCGTCTCCGGGGAAGACCACACGCTGCTGCTCACCGGGATGGTGTTCGTGGTGGTCGGCGTGGCGTTCAAGTTCGGTGCCGCGCCGTTCCACATGTGGCTGCCGGACACCTACCACGGTGCGCCCACGCCGATCACGATCTTCATCGGCTCGGCACCCAAGCTCGCCGCATTCGGCATGGCCTTCCGTCTGTTCGAAGGCGGCCTCGGCCCGATGCAGGAATACTGGCAGCTGCTGGTGGGGGTGCTCGCGGCAGCGTCGCTGGCGGTGGGCAACGTGGTGGCGCTCGCGCAGACCAACCTCAAGCGCATGCTCGCGTATTCCACGGTCTCCCACGTCGGCTTCCTGTTCCTCGGCATTGCCGGTGGTGGCACCGACGGTTTCGCCGCGGCGATGTTCTACACGATCAGCTACGCGATCATGTCGGCGGCCGCGTTCGGCGCCATCGTCATGCTGTCGCGCCAGGGGTTCGAAGCGGATCGCATCGACGATTTCCGTGGACTCAATGCACGCAGTCCGTGGATGGCCTTCCTGGTGTTGATCACCATGGCTTCGCTGGCCGGTGTGCCGCCGTTCCTGGGCTTCTGGGCCAAGGTTGCGGTGCTGCGCGCGGTGGTCGAGGCCGACATGCTGTGGCTTGCGATCGTGGCCATCGTGTTCGCGGTGATCGGCGCGTTCTACTACCTGCGCGTGATCAAGGTGATGTACTTCGACGAGCCGGTCGGCGAGCCGGCATCGCCGCGACGCGGCACGGCATTGCGCGTGGTGTTCACGGTCAATGCGCTTGCACTGCTGGTGCTGGGGCTGGCCTGGAGTCCGGTGATGGACTGGTGCCAGCAGGCGTTCGCCACGCTGTAA
- the nuoK gene encoding NADH-quinone oxidoreductase subunit NuoK, whose protein sequence is MSLFGEGLALGHYLALGAVLFCISVAGIFLNRKNVIVLLMSIELMLLAVNVNFIGFSRHFGDASGQVFVFFILTVAAAEAAIGLAILVTLFRNRNTINVADIDTLKG, encoded by the coding sequence ATGAGTCTGTTCGGAGAAGGGCTGGCGCTGGGCCATTACCTCGCACTCGGCGCGGTGCTGTTCTGCATCAGCGTGGCCGGCATCTTCCTCAACCGGAAGAACGTGATCGTGCTGCTGATGTCGATCGAGCTGATGCTGCTGGCGGTGAACGTCAACTTCATCGGGTTCTCGCGGCACTTCGGCGATGCCAGCGGCCAGGTCTTCGTGTTCTTCATCCTCACGGTCGCGGCGGCGGAGGCCGCGATCGGCCTCGCGATCCTGGTCACGCTGTTCCGCAACCGCAACACCATCAACGTGGCCGATATCGACACGCTGAAGGGGTAA
- the rimP gene encoding ribosome maturation factor RimP, producing the protein MADNATRIIELLKPTVEALGLELLGAEYLPNPGSALLRLYIDRPGSEGDAVGPGVTIEDCEAVSREVSAQLDVEDPITSHYTLEVSSPGIDRPLFSAAQFARFNGETAKVVLKLPQNGRRRLTGRIVSVDDERITFDIDGQPFEVVADNIEKARLVPDWVALGLAPAKDEASGRDARPGKSGAKKRSDGPAA; encoded by the coding sequence GTGGCTGACAATGCAACCCGAATCATCGAACTGCTGAAGCCCACGGTGGAAGCCCTCGGGCTGGAACTGCTGGGCGCGGAGTATCTGCCCAATCCGGGCAGTGCGCTGCTGCGGCTGTATATCGACCGTCCCGGCAGCGAAGGCGATGCCGTCGGCCCCGGCGTGACGATCGAGGATTGCGAGGCGGTCAGTCGCGAGGTCTCGGCCCAGCTCGACGTCGAGGATCCGATCACGAGCCACTACACGCTCGAAGTGTCGTCGCCCGGGATCGACCGGCCGCTGTTCTCGGCGGCGCAGTTCGCGCGCTTCAATGGCGAGACCGCGAAGGTCGTGCTGAAGCTGCCGCAGAATGGCCGCCGTCGGCTGACCGGGCGCATCGTGTCCGTGGATGACGAGCGGATCACGTTCGACATCGATGGGCAGCCCTTCGAAGTGGTGGCCGACAACATCGAAAAGGCGCGGCTGGTGCCGGACTGGGTGGCCCTCGGGCTGGCCCCGGCGAAGGACGAGGCGTCCGGACGCGACGCACGCCCCGGCAAGAGTGGCGCGAAGAAGCGTAGCGACGGTCCTGCCGCCTGA
- the nuoI gene encoding NADH-quinone oxidoreductase subunit NuoI, with the protein MSRVGNFFRSLLLLELLGGMRLTFKYLWRDKYTLMYPMEKTPQSPRFRGLHALRRYPNGEERCIACKLCEAVCPALAITIDSAQREDGTRRTTRYDIDLFKCIYCGFCEESCPVDSIVETHIHEYHFENRGENIVSKPQLLALGDRLEAEIAERRATDAAYR; encoded by the coding sequence ATGAGCCGCGTTGGCAATTTCTTCCGCAGCCTGCTGCTGCTGGAACTCCTGGGCGGCATGAGGCTGACCTTCAAGTACCTCTGGCGCGACAAGTACACGCTGATGTACCCGATGGAGAAGACGCCGCAGTCGCCGCGCTTCCGCGGGTTGCATGCACTGCGCCGGTATCCCAATGGCGAGGAGCGCTGCATCGCCTGCAAGCTGTGCGAGGCGGTGTGCCCGGCGCTGGCGATCACCATCGACTCGGCGCAGCGCGAGGACGGCACCCGCCGCACCACGCGCTACGACATCGACCTGTTCAAGTGCATCTACTGCGGGTTCTGCGAGGAATCCTGCCCGGTCGATTCGATCGTCGAGACGCACATCCACGAGTACCACTTCGAGAACCGCGGCGAGAACATCGTCAGCAAGCCGCAGCTGCTCGCACTGGGTGACCGGCTCGAGGCGGAAATCGCCGAGCGCCGCGCCACCGACGCCGCCTACAGGTAA
- the nusA gene encoding transcription termination factor NusA has product MSKELLMVVDAVANEKGVPESVILEAIEAALATAAKKRYVDQDVLTRVAIDSKDGTYDTFRRWEVVADDVVMESPDRQIRLMDAIDEAEGVEVGDYIEEQIDNAEFGRIAAQAAKQVIVQRVREAERQQVVDAWKDRVGELVTGVVKRVERGNVYVDLGGNAEAFIPKDKAIPRDVVRAGDRIRGYLYDVRSEPRGPQLFISRAAPEFMIELFKLEVPEVGQGLVSIMACARDPGDRAKIAVLAHDNRTDPIGACIGMRGSRVQAVSNELNGERVDIVLWSDNPAQFVINAMAPAEVQSIVVDEDKHSMDLAVAEDFLAKAIGKGGQNVRLASRMTGWQLNVMTAEQVQAKSEAEQATARQLFQDKLEVDEEIAGILVAEGFSTVEEIAYVPMGELLAVEGFDEDIVEELRARARDALLNDALAVEEELDENAPSDDLLQLPGMEDAIAYALASHGVRTAEDLSDLGADEVLEFEIEGLDQERAAVLILAARAEEIARLEREG; this is encoded by the coding sequence ATGAGCAAGGAACTGTTGATGGTCGTCGACGCGGTCGCCAACGAGAAGGGCGTGCCGGAGTCCGTCATCCTCGAGGCGATCGAAGCGGCGCTGGCCACTGCGGCCAAGAAGCGCTACGTCGACCAGGACGTGCTCACGCGCGTGGCGATCGATTCCAAGGACGGTACGTACGACACTTTCCGCCGCTGGGAAGTGGTTGCCGATGACGTGGTGATGGAGTCGCCCGACCGCCAGATCCGCCTGATGGACGCGATCGACGAGGCCGAGGGCGTCGAGGTCGGCGACTACATCGAAGAGCAGATCGACAACGCCGAGTTCGGGCGCATCGCCGCGCAGGCCGCCAAGCAGGTGATCGTGCAGCGCGTGCGCGAGGCCGAGCGCCAGCAGGTGGTGGATGCCTGGAAGGATCGCGTGGGCGAGCTGGTCACCGGCGTGGTCAAGCGCGTGGAGCGCGGCAACGTGTACGTCGATCTCGGCGGCAACGCCGAGGCCTTCATCCCCAAGGACAAGGCGATCCCGCGCGACGTCGTGCGCGCCGGCGACCGCATCCGCGGTTACCTGTACGACGTGCGCAGCGAACCCCGCGGCCCGCAGCTGTTCATCAGCCGCGCCGCCCCGGAATTCATGATCGAGCTGTTCAAGCTCGAGGTGCCGGAAGTGGGCCAGGGCCTGGTGTCGATCATGGCCTGCGCCCGCGACCCGGGCGATCGCGCCAAGATCGCGGTGCTCGCGCATGACAACCGCACCGATCCGATCGGCGCCTGCATCGGCATGCGCGGCTCGCGCGTGCAGGCGGTGTCGAACGAACTCAACGGCGAGCGCGTCGACATCGTGCTGTGGTCGGACAACCCGGCGCAGTTCGTGATCAACGCGATGGCGCCGGCGGAAGTGCAGTCGATCGTGGTCGACGAGGACAAGCATTCGATGGACCTGGCCGTGGCCGAGGACTTCCTCGCCAAGGCGATCGGCAAGGGCGGCCAGAACGTGCGCCTGGCCAGCCGCATGACCGGCTGGCAGCTCAACGTCATGACCGCGGAGCAGGTGCAGGCCAAGAGCGAGGCCGAGCAGGCCACCGCCCGCCAGCTGTTCCAGGACAAGCTCGAGGTCGACGAGGAAATCGCCGGCATCCTGGTGGCTGAAGGCTTCAGCACGGTCGAGGAAATCGCCTACGTGCCGATGGGCGAGCTGCTGGCGGTGGAGGGCTTCGACGAGGACATCGTCGAGGAACTGCGCGCCCGCGCCCGCGACGCGCTGCTCAACGACGCGCTGGCGGTCGAGGAGGAGCTGGACGAGAACGCGCCGTCCGACGACCTGCTGCAGCTGCCGGGCATGGAAGACGCCATCGCCTATGCGCTGGCCTCGCACGGCGTGCGCACCGCGGAGGACCTGTCCGACCTGGGTGCCGACGAAGTGCTGGAGTTCGAAATCGAAGGCCTCGACCAGGAGCGCGCCGCGGTGCTGATCCTGGCGGCCCGCGCCGAGGAGATCGCGCGGCTGGAGCGGGAAGGCTGA
- a CDS encoding NADH-quinone oxidoreductase subunit M, protein MANWPLLSLLIWLPILGGVLTLLCGNARPNTARWVALGFAVLTLAASLLLLSGFDGAAAGLQFVEHREWIPAYDIRYHLGADGISIALIVLTTITTVLVLIGAWGSIDKRVAHYFAAFMILEGMMIGVFAAVDALLFYVFFEGMLIPMFIIIGIWGGPRRVYAAMKFFLYTFLGSVFMLVGLVYLYLKGGSWQLPDLYALPLNATEQMWLFFAFLIAFAVKVPMFPVHTWLPDAHVEAPTGGSVILAAIMLKIGGYGFLRFSLPITPDAGHEWAWLVIAASLIAIVYVGMVALVQADMKKLIAYSSISHMGFVTLGIFIAFTLIRDTGNPDAARLGLQGAMVQMISHGFISGAMFSCVGVVYDRMHTRMIRDYGGVASVMPWFAAFMVFFAMANSGLPGTSGFVGEFMVVMASFQAHPLIAFTAALTLIIGAAYSLWLVRRTLYGEVANAHVAALTDINKREALVLGVFAIFVLAIGVYPKPLTDLMEPSIAQLADLLTATKL, encoded by the coding sequence GTGGCGAACTGGCCCCTCCTCAGCCTTCTGATCTGGCTGCCGATCCTCGGCGGCGTGTTGACCCTGCTGTGCGGCAACGCGCGCCCGAACACCGCCCGCTGGGTGGCGCTCGGTTTCGCCGTGCTCACGCTCGCGGCCAGCCTGCTGTTGCTGTCCGGCTTCGACGGCGCAGCAGCCGGACTGCAGTTCGTCGAGCACCGGGAGTGGATTCCCGCCTACGACATCCGCTACCACCTTGGCGCGGACGGCATCTCGATCGCCCTGATCGTGCTGACCACGATCACCACGGTGCTGGTGCTGATCGGCGCGTGGGGCTCGATCGACAAGCGCGTCGCGCATTACTTCGCGGCGTTCATGATCCTCGAGGGCATGATGATCGGCGTGTTCGCCGCCGTCGACGCGCTGCTGTTCTATGTGTTCTTCGAAGGCATGCTGATCCCGATGTTCATCATCATCGGCATCTGGGGCGGCCCGCGCCGGGTGTACGCGGCGATGAAGTTCTTCCTGTACACGTTCCTCGGCTCGGTCTTCATGCTGGTCGGCCTGGTGTACCTGTACCTCAAGGGCGGCAGCTGGCAGCTGCCCGACCTGTATGCGCTGCCGCTCAACGCCACCGAGCAGATGTGGCTGTTCTTCGCCTTCCTGATCGCGTTCGCGGTCAAGGTGCCGATGTTCCCGGTGCACACCTGGTTGCCGGACGCCCACGTCGAGGCGCCCACCGGTGGTTCGGTGATCCTAGCGGCGATCATGCTGAAGATCGGCGGCTACGGCTTCCTGCGCTTCAGCCTGCCGATCACGCCCGACGCGGGCCATGAGTGGGCCTGGCTGGTGATCGCGGCGAGCCTGATCGCGATCGTCTATGTCGGCATGGTCGCGCTGGTGCAGGCGGACATGAAGAAGCTGATCGCCTATTCGTCGATCTCGCACATGGGCTTCGTGACGCTGGGCATCTTCATCGCCTTCACCCTGATCCGCGACACCGGCAACCCGGATGCGGCACGTCTGGGCCTGCAGGGCGCGATGGTGCAGATGATCTCGCACGGCTTCATTTCCGGCGCGATGTTCTCCTGCGTCGGCGTGGTCTACGACCGCATGCACACGCGCATGATCCGTGACTACGGCGGCGTCGCCAGCGTGATGCCGTGGTTCGCGGCGTTCATGGTGTTCTTCGCGATGGCCAACTCCGGCCTGCCGGGCACGTCGGGCTTCGTCGGCGAGTTCATGGTGGTGATGGCCTCGTTCCAGGCGCATCCGCTGATCGCCTTCACCGCGGCGCTGACCCTGATCATCGGTGCGGCCTACAGCCTGTGGCTGGTGCGGCGCACGCTGTATGGCGAAGTCGCCAACGCGCATGTCGCCGCGCTGACCGATATCAACAAGCGCGAAGCGCTGGTGCTCGGCGTGTTCGCCATCTTCGTGCTGGCGATCGGCGTGTACCCCAAGCCGCTCACCGACCTGATGGAGCCGTCCATCGCGCAACTGGCGGACCTGCTCACCGCCACCAAGCTTTGA